The following DNA comes from Thunnus thynnus chromosome 3, fThuThy2.1, whole genome shotgun sequence.
CTTCCTGCCTTCCTGTTTTAACTTTCTaatatgtgtctgtttgatttGAACCAGCAACGTTTAGGAACATCTACCGTTGCATGTTATTAAAGCTATGATTAGCTTTTAGATACCATATCAACACAACACAAGTAcataaatgacatattgtgtttacatgtgtgatacttaaatacaaatacatgattCTTAACCTCCTTCcccatttcctcctctttttgcCCCCCGCCTCACAGTGTTGATGTCGTCCGTCTGACTCCTGATCCGATGGTCGATGCCAGAAAAATTGAAGGAGACATTTATGAGTCAGCCAACAGTATAGTAAGTTgctctctcttttagctcactgtgttatttaaaaaaggaaggaaacttttcattttgcagctgctaagtcactcagtcagtcaaaGGTTGGTCTCAAACATTATAAATTCTATAGTTTATACACTATTATGGGATGTGGCTGGAAACATACAGCACATGAGCTTGAATGGTGAATTACTTGATGTTTACTTGAAGTTTGTCACACTGAAGGTCCTGAATCAGTTTAGTGACACtttaacaaaataaagacaacagGATAATGCACAGGACCTGTTGAGTTCTAAAAACCTTTGTGGTTTTAtagcagcatttatttattgtgtattatttttcCTACTGCTCCTCTTACCTTTCTCCCTTATTTCTTTACCCTTTTTTTGGCAGGATGAGTACTATCAACTGCTAACAGAGAAGCTCTATAAGATCCAGAAGGAGGAGAAGTGGACCCAGCAGAGGCCCAGTCTGGTCTTCAGGTCTACCAGCATGAGTCAGTCTACCATCAAACAGCCTCCCTGTGAGTGGACATGCAGCACATGTAGACTTGGATGAGATAATGTTGCACTGGGCTGCACACATTCatgtaaatgatcatttaatcCGACTGAATGTgactttgtgacattttattattgttttgtatcTTTTACCTCATGCTTTTAGATTTAATGGTGCATGATTGCAGATTTGTCACTGCTGTATTATttgtaataaatgaaataaaactcaacttataaaacagttacaatgaaaaaagaaatgaggaaaaatatatttaatgttaatgatcaggttttaatcatttgtgacattatttcacattttaaaggttaatttatatattttactcaGTTTAGTTTAGATGTTTTTATAAGATTTATTCATAATGTCTCAtcaatttatttgatattttatattctggagatcattttgtgtgtcttcttctctccaacAGATTCTCATCCctcactggatccaaacacagtcCTTGATCAGTCTGCAGTCAAAACAGAGGTGAGTGTAGAGCAGTTCACCCTGATACATTTATGGTGAGACACATTTCAGGTGATGGACACAGCTTTAATGCAGGTGACACGTCTTTGACATACAGGAAGTCAGAGCAAAGAtgtgagaactggagtgatgtgagtcACTCTGTTGGTCTCAGTGAGGACTCTAGCAGCAGCGTTCCTAAGCTGCAGCTTTCTGATCAACAGTTTACAGACAATTATGAGAGTCAGAAGCAGAACCAGGATCAGATTTTATGCTGaatcatctttcttttcttttcctgtgatccaacaaaccaacacacacacatctgtgtcATTGTAATGAACAAGTGAGCCTGTGTTTTATGCtgcagtgttgttgttggtctgaatgcagcctgagACACATTATATTTCTCTCACACCATCATTCCACTTCCATATATAATGTTCTTGAGTTAAATACTGTATAGGCTTTGAATGTTTTTGGTCACTTCATAGTACACAGCTGCAAAATATTTCTGAaaactttctcttttctttctaatATCCAGGTCAACTCACCCTCTCCATGGGCAAGGACTGGAGAGGCTACACATAGGTAATTGTACCATGAAATGGCAAAATACCTTCCCTGCTTTAATTGTAAATAAACtttcattatgaaaaataatttctctCTAATTCTTGAATTAGATAAGTTATGTAccatccagtggtggaaagtaactaagtacatttactcaagtactgtactgaagtatTATTTTTAggtacttaacttgagtatttccatgtgatgctactttatacttccacttctacatttcagagggaaatattgtactttctactccactacatttatttgacagctttagttacttttcagatgaagatttgacacaatggataatataacaagcttttaaaatacaacacattgttaaagatgaaaccagtggtttccaacctttttggcttttgacgtcttacaaaaagcagtgtgtagtcggggtcacatttcacatgtcaatgagttgttaacagctccaccaaatagtgatttttccctctaaacttctcacatgctttcatttcaataaatgttcaaatgatccaatatttcagcaaaaatcaaagattagagaaaaagtccaaaaactgaaaacagatttgtgtatcagaactttgttttttcttctttcctctcccattaatcatctcaccacccctcagatttatctgctgaccctttggaggggcccgacccctaggttgggaaccactggactaaactagctaactgtatataaagtagtgtaaactagctccacctccagcagctacaacagtaacatgctgctctaacactgatgcttcactattaataatctaatgatgtcatatataataatatatcatttcAGTGCTGCCATCACTTCTGACAATGGAGgataattttacagtttttttatatGATTGATTACCTGCATGGTTGAATACTGAGTCCACATCCTCAAAACTCTTCACGCTGTCGACTTTaccaacacacataaaaacacaacaacaggcagCACATGATGATCTTTTTATGGCAGTTTGTGAAGTTACATCACTTTTCATtgtgtatatgttgttttttaactaCTCCATTAGTCAGGATACCTGCTCTGTTCTAGCAAAGCAGCAACTAACACGTCTTGAGTCCTCGTACCTCAATGTGAACAGTCAAGAGTGAGAAGAACTGCACGCACCATCAGCCACCACTTTAAAGAGCTTCACATTTCAAGAGTTTCACTCAGTTCTACATCAGACCAAAGCCCACATCtatgttttttaaagaagttACTAATAAAACGatgacttctctctctcttccagtgTAATAGAAGATGCTGGTGGGGTCGGCTCCATGTCCACTGCAGGCCCTCCCTCTGCCACAGGTATGAGGAAACGCTGGCATGAGAACATGCGGCAGAACCTACGAAACCTCTGGATAGACAAACTGTAAGTATTAACAGTGGAAGGTCTACAGCCCCTCCTATCAAGTTTATTAGCATTTGATCTCAGCTCTCTGGCTTCCTGCCTTCCTGTTTTAACTTTCTaatatgtgtctgtttgatttGAACCAGCAACGTTTAGGAACATCTACCGTTGCATGTTATTAAAGCTATGATTAGGTTTTAGATACCAtatcaacacaacaacaacacaagtacataaatgacatattgtgtttacatgtgtgatacttaaatacaaatacatgattCTTAACCTCCTTCcccatttcctcctctttttgcCCCCCCGCCTCACAGTGTTGATGTCCTCCATCTGACTCCTGATCAGGAGGTCCATGCCATAAAAATTGAAGGAGACATTTATGAGTCAGCCAACAGTAGAGTAAGTTgctctctcttttagctcactgtgttatttaaaaaaggaaggaaacttttcattttcaactttTCAGCTGCTaagtcactcagtcagtcaaaGGTTGGTCTCAAACATTATAAATTCTATAGTTTATACACTATTATGGGATGTGGCTGGAAACATACAGCACATGAGCTTGAATGGTGAATTACTTGAAGTTTA
Coding sequences within:
- the LOC137180638 gene encoding uncharacterized protein, which codes for MSDCGGEEEKRESSCQSKTDQSEDLSTLPVFSDEPGPSHSRLIKDAGEVGSMSTAGPPSATGMRKRWHEDMTQDLRDHWIDKLVDVVRLTPDPMVDARKIEGDIYESANSIDEYYQLLTEKLYKIQKEEKWTQQRPSLVFRSTSMSQSTIKQPPYSHPSLDPNTVLDQSAVKTEVNSPSPWARTGEATHSVIEDAGGVGSMSTAGPPSATGMRKRWHENMRQNLRNLWIDKLVDVLHLTPDQEVHAIKIEGDIYESANSRSEYYRLLREKMSKSQEEKRTQQRLSLDRGSTSMDPSSIRQPPCSTSVSASSSSALPTQPSASQPTTAEEGGEQHCVE